One genomic window of Polyangium aurulentum includes the following:
- a CDS encoding DUF2169 family type VI secretion system accessory protein has product MDLVSHCPLRAASRVYRHARGGHALLVVVKATYLLAPGTSHLHTHQEEPNEEENHWDDDPQRSLYAPCDLVPFKRGADVVLVGHAFAPGGVPARSILTRLSIGEVDKAIEAFGERVFTTQGELREGARVTRVPLRYERAAGGPGTSNPVGIRTDAKDGYGAITLPNLQPAGRHVTSPDDIIEPVGYGPIASSWPSRGARMVRVAGTWNPSRWAEAALPDGLHPSFFNAAPHDQELSVLRPDERIVLENLHPDHPRLATNLPGLQPRAVVERSGRREELELRADTLWIDTARGICCLVWRGHVALAHPAETGRVIITQTQAGAGWTGPQPSADEIAHLSMQINADDPDGGVTVTIDSAPGHALPVMPFGAAGRAEAGVFPGGASPIEDASTITGSLPPSGDPLPFRNAHAPLPFSQPQPQPPPQQRTPPPRTTPPPPPVKADLPFVRSWPQSAPAPRGPDLPFAPPAPISSAPPPPPVPPAPVPPAPVPPARVPTGPMLGISAPLGMMPPAPMSPAPVPPAPVPPAPVIFPRSEPPVAPPPVAPAATSTETNPAPADAQPAGTPAMIGPLATPEMYARSVEAPPPPEPAPAAAPEPAAPKAPAPPPQPALPLEAYPLERCAKISASIARRRNDRAEILEAEELDLARWAELERHWNDAIRAENARGKTTLLNAWDTAYVARLEEERGPILSSEYALIVVAAERGHAERTLAELSLPRGAMLRIERVFLARTSEDPELAAKVRRAIDETRDA; this is encoded by the coding sequence ATGGATCTCGTCTCCCACTGCCCGCTGCGCGCCGCCAGCCGCGTCTATCGGCACGCGCGCGGCGGTCACGCGCTGCTCGTCGTCGTCAAGGCGACGTACCTGCTCGCCCCCGGCACCTCGCACCTGCACACCCACCAGGAGGAGCCGAACGAGGAGGAGAACCACTGGGACGACGACCCGCAGCGCAGCCTCTACGCGCCCTGCGATCTCGTGCCATTCAAGCGCGGCGCCGACGTGGTGCTCGTCGGGCACGCCTTCGCGCCCGGCGGCGTGCCCGCGCGATCGATCCTCACGCGCCTGTCCATCGGCGAGGTCGACAAGGCCATCGAGGCGTTCGGCGAGCGCGTGTTCACCACGCAAGGCGAGCTGCGCGAAGGGGCGCGCGTCACGCGGGTCCCATTGCGCTACGAGCGCGCAGCAGGCGGGCCCGGGACGTCGAACCCCGTCGGCATCCGCACCGACGCGAAGGACGGCTACGGCGCGATCACGCTGCCGAACTTGCAGCCCGCCGGCCGCCACGTGACGAGCCCCGACGACATCATCGAGCCCGTGGGCTACGGGCCGATCGCGTCCTCGTGGCCCTCGCGAGGCGCGCGCATGGTGCGCGTCGCCGGCACGTGGAACCCCTCGCGCTGGGCCGAGGCGGCGCTGCCCGATGGCCTGCACCCGTCGTTCTTCAACGCGGCCCCGCACGATCAAGAGCTGTCGGTCCTGCGCCCCGACGAGCGCATCGTGCTCGAGAACCTGCACCCCGATCACCCACGGCTCGCGACGAACCTGCCGGGCTTGCAGCCGCGCGCGGTGGTCGAGCGGTCAGGCCGCCGCGAAGAGCTCGAGCTGCGCGCGGACACGCTCTGGATCGACACCGCCCGCGGCATCTGCTGCCTGGTCTGGCGCGGCCACGTCGCGCTCGCGCACCCGGCGGAGACGGGGCGCGTCATCATCACGCAGACCCAGGCCGGCGCGGGGTGGACCGGCCCGCAGCCGAGCGCCGACGAGATCGCGCACCTGTCGATGCAGATCAACGCCGACGATCCCGACGGCGGCGTCACGGTGACGATCGACTCGGCGCCAGGGCACGCGCTTCCCGTGATGCCCTTCGGCGCCGCTGGTCGCGCGGAAGCCGGGGTTTTTCCGGGAGGGGCGTCGCCGATCGAGGACGCGAGCACCATCACGGGCTCGCTGCCGCCGTCCGGCGATCCCCTGCCCTTCCGCAACGCGCACGCGCCGCTGCCCTTCTCGCAGCCGCAGCCGCAGCCCCCGCCGCAGCAGCGCACGCCGCCGCCGCGAACGACGCCGCCGCCGCCGCCCGTCAAGGCGGATCTTCCGTTCGTCCGATCCTGGCCGCAGAGCGCCCCGGCGCCGAGGGGGCCGGATCTGCCGTTCGCGCCACCCGCGCCGATCTCGTCCGCGCCTCCCCCGCCGCCGGTGCCGCCTGCACCCGTGCCGCCCGCGCCCGTGCCGCCCGCGCGCGTGCCGACGGGGCCCATGCTCGGCATCTCCGCGCCCCTGGGCATGATGCCGCCCGCGCCGATGTCGCCCGCGCCCGTGCCTCCGGCGCCCGTGCCTCCCGCGCCCGTGATCTTCCCGCGATCAGAGCCGCCCGTCGCACCCCCGCCGGTCGCGCCGGCGGCCACCTCGACCGAGACGAACCCGGCGCCCGCCGACGCGCAGCCCGCAGGGACGCCCGCGATGATCGGGCCCCTCGCGACCCCCGAGATGTACGCGCGCTCGGTCGAAGCCCCTCCGCCCCCCGAGCCCGCGCCCGCCGCAGCCCCCGAGCCCGCTGCGCCCAAAGCGCCCGCCCCGCCCCCGCAGCCCGCGCTCCCCCTCGAAGCCTATCCGCTCGAACGGTGCGCCAAGATCTCCGCATCCATCGCGCGGCGGCGAAACGACCGGGCGGAAATCCTGGAGGCCGAGGAGCTCGACCTCGCGCGGTGGGCCGAGCTCGAACGGCACTGGAATGACGCGATCCGCGCCGAGAACGCGCGCGGAAAGACGACGCTGCTGAACGCCTGGGACACCGCCTACGTCGCGCGCCTCGAAGAGGAGCGCGGCCCCATCCTGTCCAGCGAATACGCGCTGATCGTCGTCGCGGCCGAGCGAGGTCATGCCGAGCGCACGCTCGCCGAGCTGTCCTTGCCGCGCGGCGCCATGCTCCGCATCGAGCGCGTCTTCCTCGCCCGCACCTCCGAGGACCCGGAGCTCGCGGCCAAGGTTCGTCGCGCCATCGACGAAACTCGGGACGCCTGA
- a CDS encoding serine/threonine-protein kinase: MPAPPRPSTTAPNAAASPPDRPESSVSLARAAVEAPKPPASEEWDVDLGATLSGERFAMPSDPGLADTVRPPPLEKPPPVPPIPRPPPPPSPGADALKRSSSSLPAVTPGSLDPSGGRPSSPSFPPAPVGIEALKRSSSSLQAVKPGSLDPSAMRRSSPGGTQPMFEPSTDHRSSAPPRISSPYDGAFDGHGDRFSSPSPTASSSGPIVYVPGDVIANKYRLVRVIGQGGMGAVWVARNLALDVDVALKLIRRDRATEEAAKRLLTEARAAARLDHPGIVRVFDFGVTEIGDPYLVMELLNGESLGAVLARKKRLAPGVAVQTLLPVAAGLAAAHAKGIVHRDLKPDNVMLASDESGKIVPKVLDFGIARVLRDDVERHVTIAGEVLGSPDYMSPEQARGELNIDHRTDVWTFSVLLYETITGKRPFDGPNYNALIAAIITATPVTTLALGAGDAALWAIIERGLSKDSGARWQSMREMGTALATWAVERSVDNDIAGLSIRNEWIAPRMRRLLTVQPPDMSGAELPGGPTPRAMAMTEPEPSLAASRGGADAEWKNLRSGPSRVQWIALAAVLVLGAVILLGRAMLSGDEDPAGASSATTATPAEAPPPPAPAATQTAAPSAAPQATRPASTGATTKTAPTTARPPRTKAPPVPKNIQF; the protein is encoded by the coding sequence ATGCCCGCACCTCCCAGGCCCAGCACCACGGCGCCGAACGCGGCGGCCTCGCCGCCCGATCGACCGGAGAGCAGCGTGTCGCTCGCGCGCGCCGCGGTCGAAGCGCCCAAGCCCCCGGCCTCCGAGGAGTGGGACGTCGATCTCGGCGCCACGCTCTCCGGCGAGCGCTTCGCGATGCCCTCTGATCCAGGCCTCGCGGACACCGTGCGGCCGCCGCCGCTCGAGAAGCCGCCGCCCGTCCCGCCGATCCCGCGCCCCCCGCCGCCGCCTTCGCCCGGCGCCGACGCGCTCAAGCGCTCGTCGTCGTCGCTTCCCGCAGTGACGCCCGGATCGCTCGATCCCTCGGGAGGCCGACCCTCCTCGCCGAGCTTTCCCCCGGCGCCCGTCGGCATCGAGGCCCTCAAGCGATCTTCGTCGTCGCTGCAAGCGGTCAAGCCGGGGTCGCTCGATCCTTCCGCGATGCGGCGCTCCTCGCCGGGCGGCACGCAGCCGATGTTCGAGCCCTCGACCGATCACCGCTCGTCCGCGCCGCCGCGGATCTCGTCGCCCTACGACGGCGCGTTCGATGGGCACGGCGATCGCTTCAGCTCACCCTCGCCGACCGCGTCCTCGAGCGGGCCGATCGTCTACGTGCCCGGCGACGTGATCGCGAACAAGTACCGCCTGGTCCGCGTGATCGGCCAGGGCGGCATGGGCGCGGTGTGGGTCGCGCGAAACCTCGCGCTCGACGTCGACGTCGCGCTCAAGTTGATCCGCCGCGATCGCGCGACCGAGGAGGCGGCCAAGCGCCTGCTCACCGAGGCGCGCGCCGCCGCGAGGCTCGATCACCCCGGCATCGTGCGCGTCTTCGATTTCGGCGTGACCGAGATCGGCGATCCGTACCTCGTGATGGAGCTGCTCAACGGCGAGTCGCTCGGGGCCGTGCTCGCGCGCAAGAAGCGCCTCGCCCCCGGCGTGGCCGTGCAGACGCTCCTTCCCGTCGCCGCCGGGCTCGCCGCCGCGCACGCGAAAGGGATCGTTCACCGCGATCTGAAGCCCGACAACGTCATGCTGGCGAGCGACGAGTCGGGCAAGATCGTCCCCAAGGTCCTCGACTTCGGCATCGCGCGCGTCTTGCGCGACGACGTCGAGCGGCACGTGACCATCGCGGGCGAGGTGCTGGGCAGCCCCGACTACATGTCCCCCGAGCAGGCGCGCGGCGAGCTCAACATCGATCACCGCACCGACGTCTGGACCTTCTCCGTCCTGCTCTACGAGACGATCACCGGCAAGCGTCCGTTCGACGGGCCGAACTACAATGCGCTGATCGCCGCGATCATCACCGCGACGCCCGTGACCACGCTGGCGCTCGGCGCGGGCGACGCCGCGCTCTGGGCGATCATCGAGCGCGGGCTCAGCAAGGACAGCGGCGCGCGGTGGCAGTCGATGCGCGAGATGGGCACGGCCCTCGCGACCTGGGCCGTCGAGCGCTCCGTGGACAACGACATCGCCGGTTTGTCGATCCGGAACGAGTGGATCGCGCCGCGGATGCGCCGGCTGCTCACCGTGCAGCCGCCCGACATGAGCGGAGCGGAGCTGCCCGGCGGCCCCACCCCGCGCGCCATGGCGATGACCGAGCCCGAGCCGTCTCTTGCAGCATCGCGCGGGGGCGCTGACGCCGAGTGGAAGAACCTGCGCAGCGGACCGAGCCGCGTGCAGTGGATCGCGCTCGCCGCGGTGCTCGTGCTCGGCGCGGTGATCCTGCTTGGACGCGCGATGCTCTCGGGGGACGAAGATCCGGCCGGGGCTTCGTCCGCGACGACGGCCACGCCAGCAGAAGCTCCGCCCCCGCCCGCGCCCGCAGCCACGCAGACGGCCGCCCCCTCGGCCGCGCCGCAAGCCACGCGCCCCGCGTCGACGGGCGCCACGACGAAGACCGCGCCCACGACGGCACGCCCGCCGCGCACGAAGGCGCCGCCGGTGCCGAAGAACATCCAGTTTTGA
- a CDS encoding type VI secretion system Vgr family protein, translating to MSVGRSNLQVELASGDGFDVREFSVNERISSLFEISLTALCENPNVDFEAIVGQPARFVMASDLSPGQPRIWTGVCHELQQLGVEEEGLSTYHIGIVPTLWLATQRRNYRMFQHLSEPDIALKLLSEWGIEPSVKIDKASYKTRKYRVQYGESDFAFMSRMLEDAGISFYFKQKEGESKLVLSDSPHSNKARDPIAFRDNPTNADREHVTGVRVGRKVRPGKYTIRDIDYRRPPSYKLAASADGAQIPLEEKLERFHYTPGAFLFGTDKGGDSPVADDKAKHRTDEAEGQKLAKKRLEAKRSSGTIFTFDTNAPDLAPGVVTSFLDHPRADLASDKRLLIIEAHRTGTSTGEWTHTCEARSAAFPFRPSLSTPRPKVNGVESATVVGPPGEEIHTDEFGRVRVHFHWDRESKMDDASSCWIPVSQAWGGAGFGGVNLPRIGQEVIVDFLGGDPDRPVVMGRVFTNLQKVPWKLPDNKTQSGLKSNSTGGGGGFNELMFEDAAGKEQVRMQAERDYNKLVKNNEVATIGNDRTKVVKNDENVTIGNDRTKVIKNNENVTIGNDRTKLVQANENITIGKNLAQTVQQNQREVTGINRSVVVGVNRSTQVGGIDATMVGGTHSVMIAPPGEGGGGPATGYTMTEDNFQLGTTSGATITFEGTNITLKGVTITLDADNINILGKATVKVISEGTNEVSGKAQQSVLSSGGDVIIRGGPMVKINT from the coding sequence ATGAGCGTCGGACGTTCCAACCTCCAGGTCGAGCTCGCATCGGGCGACGGCTTCGACGTGCGCGAGTTCTCCGTCAACGAGCGCATCTCGTCGCTCTTCGAGATCAGCCTGACCGCCCTGTGCGAGAACCCGAACGTCGATTTCGAGGCCATCGTGGGGCAGCCCGCGCGCTTCGTGATGGCCAGCGACCTGTCGCCGGGGCAGCCCCGCATCTGGACGGGCGTCTGTCACGAGCTGCAGCAGCTCGGCGTCGAGGAGGAGGGGCTCAGCACCTACCACATCGGCATCGTGCCCACGCTCTGGCTCGCCACGCAGCGCCGGAACTACCGCATGTTCCAGCACCTGTCCGAGCCCGACATCGCGCTCAAGCTCCTCTCCGAGTGGGGCATCGAGCCGAGCGTCAAGATCGACAAGGCCTCGTACAAGACCCGCAAGTACCGCGTGCAGTACGGCGAGAGCGACTTCGCGTTCATGAGCCGCATGCTCGAGGACGCCGGCATCTCGTTCTACTTCAAGCAGAAGGAAGGCGAGTCGAAGCTCGTCCTGTCCGACTCGCCCCACTCGAACAAGGCGCGCGATCCGATCGCGTTCCGCGACAACCCGACGAACGCCGATCGCGAGCACGTGACCGGCGTGCGCGTCGGCCGCAAGGTGCGGCCTGGCAAGTACACGATCCGCGACATCGACTACCGCAGGCCCCCGAGCTACAAGCTCGCCGCCTCGGCCGACGGCGCGCAGATCCCGCTCGAGGAGAAGCTCGAGCGGTTCCATTACACGCCCGGCGCCTTCCTCTTCGGCACCGACAAGGGCGGCGACTCGCCCGTCGCCGACGACAAGGCCAAGCACCGCACCGACGAGGCCGAGGGCCAGAAGCTCGCGAAGAAGCGCCTCGAGGCCAAGCGCAGCAGCGGCACGATCTTCACCTTCGACACCAACGCGCCCGATCTCGCTCCGGGCGTCGTGACGAGCTTCCTCGATCACCCGCGCGCCGATCTCGCCTCCGACAAGCGGCTGCTCATCATCGAGGCGCACCGCACGGGCACCTCGACGGGCGAGTGGACCCACACGTGCGAGGCGCGCAGCGCGGCCTTCCCCTTCCGCCCGTCGCTCTCGACGCCGCGGCCCAAGGTGAACGGCGTCGAGAGCGCCACCGTGGTCGGTCCTCCCGGCGAGGAGATCCACACCGACGAGTTCGGCCGCGTGCGCGTGCACTTCCACTGGGATCGCGAGAGCAAGATGGACGACGCGAGCTCGTGCTGGATCCCGGTCAGCCAGGCGTGGGGCGGCGCGGGCTTCGGCGGCGTGAACCTGCCGCGCATCGGGCAGGAGGTCATCGTCGACTTCCTCGGCGGCGATCCCGACCGGCCCGTGGTCATGGGCCGCGTGTTCACGAACCTGCAGAAAGTGCCCTGGAAGCTGCCGGACAACAAGACGCAGAGCGGCTTGAAGAGCAACTCGACCGGCGGCGGCGGTGGCTTCAACGAGCTGATGTTCGAGGACGCTGCGGGCAAGGAGCAGGTCCGCATGCAGGCCGAGCGTGACTACAACAAGCTCGTCAAGAACAACGAGGTCGCCACGATCGGCAACGACCGCACGAAGGTCGTCAAGAACGACGAGAACGTCACGATCGGCAACGACCGCACGAAGGTCATCAAGAACAACGAGAACGTCACGATCGGCAACGACCGCACGAAGCTCGTCCAGGCGAACGAGAACATCACCATCGGCAAGAACCTCGCGCAGACGGTGCAGCAGAACCAGCGCGAGGTGACGGGCATCAACCGCAGCGTGGTCGTCGGCGTGAACCGATCGACGCAGGTCGGCGGCATCGACGCGACGATGGTCGGCGGCACGCACTCGGTGATGATCGCGCCGCCCGGCGAGGGCGGCGGTGGCCCCGCGACGGGCTACACGATGACCGAGGACAACTTCCAGCTCGGCACCACCTCGGGCGCGACGATCACCTTCGAAGGCACGAACATCACGCTCAAGGGCGTCACGATCACGCTCGACGCCGACAACATCAACATCCTCGGCAAGGCGACGGTCAAGGTCATCTCCGAGGGCACGAACGAGGTCAGCGGCAAGGCCCAGCAGTCGGTCCTGTCCTCGGGCGGCGACGTGATCATCCGCGGCGGCCCGATGGTCAAGATCAACACCTGA
- a CDS encoding SDR family oxidoreductase — MARIAVVSGANRGIGLEVARELGRAGLYVVMGSRDAAAGDEARQKLAAEGLPVESRELDVAREESVRALVDEVRAAHGGVDVLVNNAGTSMDGFDERVARQTVDVNFYGAMRLADALLPLMRPGGRIVNVSSGLGQISGVSRELGAKFMKPDLGRDELIALVEAFVSDVVAGRHTAEGWPSSAYRVSKIAMNALTRIQARELSADPRGILANAIDPGWVQTRMGGSSAPRTVEQGAETIVWAALLPAGGPTGGFFRDKAPAAW, encoded by the coding sequence ATGGCGAGGATCGCGGTGGTGAGCGGGGCGAACCGCGGGATCGGGCTCGAGGTCGCGCGTGAGCTGGGGCGCGCGGGGCTCTACGTGGTGATGGGCAGCCGCGACGCGGCGGCGGGGGACGAGGCGCGGCAGAAGCTCGCCGCGGAGGGCTTGCCCGTCGAATCGCGCGAGCTCGACGTCGCTCGCGAGGAGAGCGTGCGCGCGCTCGTGGACGAGGTTCGCGCGGCGCACGGCGGGGTCGACGTGCTCGTCAACAACGCCGGCACCTCGATGGACGGCTTCGACGAGCGCGTCGCGCGGCAGACGGTGGACGTGAATTTTTACGGCGCCATGCGGCTCGCGGATGCCCTCTTGCCCCTGATGCGGCCGGGCGGCCGGATCGTGAACGTATCGAGCGGGCTGGGGCAGATCTCGGGCGTGTCGCGCGAGCTCGGGGCGAAGTTCATGAAGCCGGATCTCGGGCGCGACGAGCTGATCGCGCTCGTCGAGGCGTTCGTGTCCGACGTGGTCGCGGGCCGGCACACGGCCGAGGGCTGGCCCTCGTCGGCGTATCGGGTGTCGAAGATCGCGATGAACGCGCTCACGCGCATCCAGGCGCGCGAGCTTTCCGCGGATCCGCGCGGGATCCTGGCCAACGCGATCGATCCGGGCTGGGTGCAGACGAGGATGGGCGGGTCGAGCGCGCCGCGCACCGTCGAGCAGGGGGCCGAGACGATCGTCTGGGCCGCGCTCCTGCCCGCGGGCGGTCCGACGGGCGGCTTTTTCCGCGACAAGGCCCCCGCCGCGTGGTGA
- a CDS encoding DUF2169 family type VI secretion system accessory protein yields MPAQASSPVRLMTAGPCAGGALTWRWKGKLNLTVAVKATFALVPGGVMTTVAPEELFRAEAHHRDNPTRSVRATSDLVPYLLRADVVFTGHAHAPPGQRVTTLPVRLAVFHGHALFDKTLHVHGERKGSEAQPFDKVPMIYERALGGIGSANPLGTSSPSIVDPSDASAVAGFAPISRALPQRKKLLGGLHPRALDEAVPELPTEFDWTYYQSAPVDQRVDALKGNEWIVLEGLHPELPRLSSRLPSARGHARIYGLDPENPDAPRPAILRPDILRIDGDTGRCSLVMRVVLPIEDERTLARLRIVAGVETETQAIPWPEAPPPLHAAPAEGAERATNGGDYTETVALDDSEDGSGQPHVGTVALDDTPPPASALPFVRPDRPSAIPPAPAREEPEEHPWAGTYALDAETAMKVQHRPATPFAADAGPSSSRSGPPSSQAIPGAPWSNVASAPLPDPDAETTRTMQYKFDADMKKALEDKPAEVETPPPPPSQAAAPPPPAPAPEKAPEKEPERPAKPSWSWAPPPDEPKAVEAPKPAPPRPPPKPAVNKSLYGGFTPKKK; encoded by the coding sequence ATGCCCGCGCAAGCTTCGTCGCCCGTCCGCCTCATGACCGCCGGCCCGTGCGCGGGCGGGGCGCTCACGTGGCGCTGGAAGGGCAAGCTCAACCTGACCGTCGCGGTCAAGGCGACCTTCGCGCTCGTCCCCGGCGGCGTGATGACCACCGTCGCGCCCGAAGAGCTGTTTCGCGCCGAGGCGCACCACCGCGACAACCCGACGCGCAGCGTGCGGGCCACGAGCGATCTCGTGCCTTATCTGCTCCGCGCCGACGTCGTCTTCACCGGCCACGCCCACGCCCCGCCAGGGCAGCGCGTGACCACGCTGCCCGTGCGCCTCGCCGTCTTCCACGGGCACGCGCTCTTCGACAAGACGCTCCACGTCCACGGCGAGCGCAAGGGATCGGAGGCGCAGCCCTTCGACAAGGTGCCCATGATCTACGAGCGCGCGCTCGGAGGCATCGGCTCCGCGAACCCTCTCGGGACGAGCTCCCCAAGCATCGTCGACCCCTCGGACGCAAGCGCCGTCGCCGGATTCGCGCCGATTTCGAGGGCATTGCCGCAGCGCAAGAAATTGCTCGGCGGGCTGCACCCGCGCGCGCTCGACGAGGCCGTCCCCGAGCTGCCCACCGAATTCGACTGGACGTATTATCAATCGGCCCCCGTCGACCAGCGCGTCGATGCCCTCAAGGGCAATGAGTGGATCGTGCTGGAGGGGCTCCACCCCGAGCTGCCGCGCCTGTCCTCGCGCCTGCCCAGCGCCCGCGGGCACGCCCGCATTTACGGGCTCGACCCCGAGAACCCCGACGCGCCTCGCCCCGCCATCCTGCGGCCGGACATCCTGCGCATCGACGGCGATACAGGGCGATGCTCGCTCGTCATGCGCGTGGTCCTGCCCATCGAGGACGAGCGCACCCTCGCGCGGCTGCGGATCGTGGCCGGCGTCGAGACCGAGACCCAGGCCATCCCCTGGCCCGAGGCGCCGCCTCCGCTCCACGCCGCGCCCGCCGAGGGCGCCGAGCGCGCGACGAACGGCGGCGACTACACGGAGACGGTTGCCCTCGACGATTCCGAGGACGGGAGCGGACAGCCCCACGTCGGCACGGTCGCCCTCGACGATACGCCCCCGCCCGCGAGCGCATTGCCGTTTGTCCGACCGGATCGACCGTCCGCGATCCCGCCGGCCCCCGCCCGCGAGGAGCCGGAGGAGCATCCCTGGGCCGGGACCTACGCGCTCGACGCGGAGACGGCCATGAAGGTGCAGCACAGGCCGGCCACGCCCTTCGCCGCCGATGCCGGCCCGTCGTCGAGCCGCAGCGGGCCCCCGTCGTCGCAGGCCATCCCCGGCGCGCCGTGGTCCAACGTGGCCTCGGCCCCGCTGCCGGATCCGGACGCCGAGACGACGCGGACCATGCAATACAAGTTCGACGCCGACATGAAGAAGGCGCTCGAGGACAAGCCCGCCGAGGTGGAGACCCCGCCGCCGCCCCCGTCCCAGGCCGCAGCGCCTCCGCCGCCCGCGCCAGCGCCCGAGAAGGCGCCCGAGAAGGAGCCCGAGCGTCCTGCCAAACCCTCGTGGTCGTGGGCCCCGCCCCCCGACGAGCCCAAGGCGGTCGAGGCGCCGAAGCCTGCGCCCCCGCGGCCCCCGCCGAAGCCGGCGGTCAACAAATCGCTCTACGGCGGGTTCACGCCCAAGAAGAAATAG
- a CDS encoding SGNH/GDSL hydrolase family protein translates to MRPVLAVPALCLPFLLAACSSNETPPQGEGGAGVGGAGVGGAGVGGAGVGGGGGHGGGAGGGGGAPEAQGPTRYPDGVRHSPLSKHVVERAKAVLAGSSGRKDVFAKIGDSNTVNTGFAACFVGGDVKLAGHADLEPTRAFFAKTLADDTHFSFDRVTLAAKVGWTSGAVLSGDPSPLAQEVAAIEPALAVVLLGTNDTFPQGVEPFSQNLLRVVDELTSRGVVPLLTTLPQRADTAEAEALVPEMNAVVRAVAQAKQVPVMDLFGALAPITDHGLVDDGVHLQSYASKGVHACWLDDTALTEGMNQRNLLLLEALDRARRFLLEGETPEPAPPPLAGEGSWKSPFEIDALPFVDDRDTSLGNVSEADVYSCAPADEGGPEVVYRLTLTQPENLRIRVLDGADADIDVHFMADPGGAGHCTARADKVLDVQAGPGTYWISADTYVASGKPAAGAYLLTIVRLP, encoded by the coding sequence ATGCGCCCTGTGCTCGCCGTTCCAGCGCTCTGCCTTCCGTTCCTGCTCGCCGCCTGTTCCTCGAACGAAACCCCTCCCCAGGGCGAGGGCGGTGCCGGCGTGGGCGGGGCAGGGGTCGGCGGTGCCGGCGTGGGCGGGGCAGGGGTCGGCGGTGGGGGCGGGCATGGAGGTGGCGCGGGGGGAGGCGGCGGCGCGCCCGAGGCGCAGGGTCCCACGCGGTATCCGGACGGCGTGCGCCATTCGCCCCTGTCGAAGCACGTCGTCGAGCGCGCGAAGGCCGTCCTGGCAGGTTCGTCCGGGCGAAAAGATGTTTTTGCGAAGATTGGCGATTCGAACACGGTCAATACAGGGTTCGCCGCGTGCTTCGTGGGCGGGGACGTGAAGCTCGCCGGCCACGCCGATCTCGAGCCGACGCGCGCGTTCTTCGCCAAGACCCTCGCCGACGATACGCATTTTTCATTCGATCGCGTCACGCTCGCGGCCAAGGTCGGCTGGACCTCGGGCGCCGTGCTCTCGGGCGATCCCTCGCCGCTCGCGCAGGAGGTGGCGGCGATCGAGCCCGCGCTCGCGGTCGTCCTGCTCGGCACGAACGACACCTTCCCGCAGGGCGTCGAGCCGTTCTCGCAGAACCTCCTGCGCGTGGTCGACGAATTGACCTCGCGCGGGGTCGTCCCCCTGCTCACGACCCTGCCCCAGCGCGCCGACACGGCCGAGGCCGAGGCCCTCGTGCCCGAGATGAACGCCGTCGTGCGCGCGGTCGCCCAGGCGAAGCAGGTGCCGGTGATGGATCTCTTCGGCGCGCTCGCCCCGATCACCGATCACGGGCTCGTGGACGACGGCGTGCACCTGCAATCGTACGCGAGCAAAGGCGTGCACGCCTGCTGGCTCGACGACACGGCCCTCACCGAGGGCATGAATCAGCGCAACCTGCTCCTGCTCGAGGCGCTCGATCGCGCGCGCCGCTTCCTGCTCGAGGGCGAGACGCCCGAGCCCGCGCCGCCCCCGCTCGCCGGCGAGGGGAGCTGGAAGAGCCCATTCGAGATCGACGCGCTCCCCTTCGTCGACGATCGCGACACGTCGCTCGGCAATGTATCCGAGGCCGATGTCTATTCGTGCGCCCCCGCCGACGAGGGCGGGCCCGAGGTCGTGTACCGATTGACTCTCACCCAGCCCGAGAACCTGCGCATCCGCGTGCTCGACGGCGCCGACGCCGACATCGACGTGCATTTCATGGCCGATCCCGGCGGCGCGGGGCATTGCACGGCCCGCGCCGACAAGGTGCTCGACGTGCAGGCCGGGCCGGGGACGTACTGGATCTCCGCCGATACTTATGTCGCCTCGGGCAAGCCCGCGGCGGGAGCGTACCTGCTCACCATCGTGCGGCTCCCGTAG